The following proteins come from a genomic window of Gottfriedia acidiceleris:
- a CDS encoding DUF3397 family protein yields the protein MEKFFIFFISLLIEFPIFSTIFIYMFLKLFFKNNKRKLLLFTLDLSTILYISSFYFVLNMIFPTATGWILINLLLVILFISIILQWKAKRDIRFTKLLKGFWRMSCILFIILHCITVVAGLVLKITEYNA from the coding sequence TTGGAAAAATTTTTCATTTTCTTTATTTCACTATTAATTGAATTTCCGATTTTTTCAACAATTTTCATCTATATGTTTTTGAAATTATTTTTTAAAAATAACAAGCGTAAACTTTTGCTTTTTACGTTAGATTTATCTACAATTCTATATATTAGTTCATTTTATTTTGTTTTAAATATGATTTTTCCGACTGCAACAGGTTGGATATTAATTAATTTATTATTGGTTATCTTATTTATTAGTATTATTCTTCAATGGAAAGCAAAAAGAGATATTCGGTTTACTAAGCTACTAAAAGGTTTTTGGAGAATGTCATGTATTCTGTTTATTATTCTTCACTGTATTACCGTAGTGGCTGGTTTAGTTTTAAAAATAACTGAATATAATGCTTAA
- the rsmH gene encoding 16S rRNA (cytosine(1402)-N(4))-methyltransferase RsmH, translated as MFEHITVLLKETVDSLDINEDGIYVDCTLGGGGHSEYLLSQLSSKGRLIAFDQDETAIRHAKERLNKYENQLTIVKSNFKHIKEELHNLGIYEVDGILFDLGVSSPQLDVAERGFSFHQDAPLDMRMNQEQTLSAYEVVNDWPYEQLVKIFFRYGEEKFSKQVARRIEELRAKKPIETTFELVEIIKDAIPAPARRTGGHPAKRIFQAIRIAVNDELGVFEEALKDAITLIKPKGRISVITFHSLEDRICKTIFKEASSLPPLPPGLPIIPDEFKPKLKLVTRKPLLPTDEEVEFNKRARSAKLRVAEKL; from the coding sequence ATGTTTGAACATATTACGGTTTTATTAAAAGAAACTGTGGATTCTTTAGATATAAATGAAGATGGCATTTATGTAGATTGTACACTTGGCGGTGGAGGTCATAGTGAATACTTACTATCTCAACTTTCATCAAAGGGTAGATTAATCGCTTTTGACCAAGATGAAACAGCAATTAGACATGCAAAAGAGCGATTGAATAAATATGAAAATCAATTAACAATCGTAAAAAGTAATTTTAAACATATAAAAGAAGAACTTCATAATTTAGGCATTTATGAAGTAGATGGAATCTTATTTGACTTAGGTGTTTCTTCGCCGCAATTAGACGTTGCTGAACGTGGATTTAGTTTTCATCAAGACGCACCACTTGATATGCGTATGAATCAAGAACAAACATTATCAGCATATGAAGTTGTAAATGATTGGCCTTATGAGCAGCTTGTGAAAATATTTTTCCGATATGGAGAAGAGAAATTTTCGAAACAAGTTGCAAGAAGGATCGAAGAATTAAGAGCTAAGAAACCGATTGAAACAACTTTTGAGTTAGTCGAAATCATTAAAGACGCAATACCTGCACCTGCAAGAAGAACAGGTGGACATCCTGCTAAAAGAATTTTTCAAGCAATTCGTATAGCTGTAAATGATGAACTAGGTGTATTTGAAGAAGCTCTAAAGGATGCAATTACCTTAATAAAACCAAAAGGAAGAATCAGTGTTATAACATTCCATTCATTAGAGGATCGCATTTGTAAAACGATTTTTAAAGAAGCTAGTTCACTTCCGCCGTTACCACCAGGTTTACCAATTATTCCAGATGAGTTTAAGCCGAAGTTAAAATTAGTAACAAGAAAGCCACTTTTACCAACAGATGAAGAAGTGGAATTTAATAAGCGAGCAAGATCTGCAAAGTTAAGGGTTGCAGAAAAATTATAA
- a CDS encoding 2-dehydropantoate 2-reductase, with protein MKIGIIGGGAVGLLTASYLYQNKHNVTLFTRTEEQANLINNLGVILSVDEKTKQMCITANKLLPKINTFDLLIVCVKQYHLNQIVNTLNKYEGENILFLQNGMSHIEIVKNLPIPNCFIGIVEHGVLKTSPNEITHTGKGIIRIGQIKGKIDALNCLSNLHTAGFPIKSQNDWEYILKQKCLINCVINPLTSILNVRNGELITNEYFKPICKLLFNEVATILDLNNHKEWDKLVEICEKTKENYSSMNRDLFHGRQTEIESMLGFVKKLAINKKINVPTIELVYNSIKGLEKKKG; from the coding sequence ATGAAAATAGGCATAATTGGTGGTGGTGCCGTCGGTCTTCTTACAGCATCGTATTTGTATCAAAATAAACATAATGTTACATTGTTTACGAGAACAGAAGAACAGGCAAATCTTATAAATAACTTAGGTGTTATACTTTCAGTAGATGAAAAAACGAAACAAATGTGTATAACTGCAAATAAATTATTACCTAAAATAAACACGTTCGATCTATTAATTGTTTGTGTAAAGCAATATCATTTAAATCAAATCGTAAACACGTTAAATAAATATGAGGGTGAGAATATATTATTTCTTCAAAATGGAATGTCTCATATTGAAATCGTTAAAAATTTACCCATTCCAAATTGCTTTATAGGTATAGTTGAACACGGTGTATTAAAAACTTCACCGAATGAAATCACACATACTGGTAAAGGTATAATTCGAATTGGACAAATAAAAGGGAAAATTGATGCTTTAAATTGCTTATCGAATTTACATACAGCCGGTTTTCCAATCAAAAGCCAAAATGATTGGGAGTATATACTGAAACAAAAGTGTTTAATAAATTGTGTTATTAACCCTTTAACCTCTATATTGAACGTTCGAAATGGTGAATTAATCACTAATGAGTATTTTAAACCAATTTGTAAATTATTATTTAATGAGGTTGCGACCATCCTAGATTTAAATAACCACAAAGAGTGGGATAAATTAGTAGAAATATGTGAGAAAACGAAAGAAAACTACTCATCAATGAATCGAGATTTATTTCATGGTAGACAAACAGAAATTGAAAGTATGCTAGGATTTGTTAAAAAATTGGCAATTAATAAAAAAATAAATGTACCGACAATTGAACTTGTGTACAATAGTATAAAAGGACTTGAGAAGAAAAAGGGGTAA
- the bshC gene encoding bacillithiol biosynthesis cysteine-adding enzyme BshC encodes MQISKVHLDGQNKLLNDFVNGNEVISSFFGENPLVKEDMEYRIKHVMERSYNRTGLVNALEKFHHKHHASNESLENVKKLLNKDSFVVIGGQQAGLLTGPLYSIHKIISIIQLAKKYEKEHGLTVVPVFWIAGEDHDIDEINHIHTIENNAVKKQTFYQKTTYSHAASRTELDQQEMKKWIDKIVKTFDETNYSNDLLDELYSMIEQSTTYVDFFAKIIFKLFKKEGLVLIDADDPNVRELESSLFNQMIQNQENVRGVLKDTKSRLIKSGYHETLQISEQSIHLFYHSNEGRQLLEVSENEDVFQTKNKNYQFSKLELIKIANEQPASLSNNVVTRPIMQEYLFPTLAFVGGPGEIAYWAELKDIFNLFNLQMPPVFLRHMFTIFERNIVSALEDFSLDINDVLKTSLEEKKVEWIKDQVKLDYKEVFRHAKKSLEELHKPLQDVTNKVTPNLKDFSVKNYLKIEEQILLLERKIEETILKQNEEQIEKWNRIICSITPNGKPQERTLNILYYINKYGFDFVHELCDLELSWDYAHQIVKI; translated from the coding sequence ATGCAAATTAGTAAAGTCCATTTAGACGGGCAAAATAAATTGCTAAATGATTTTGTAAATGGAAATGAAGTAATTTCTTCTTTCTTTGGTGAAAATCCATTAGTAAAGGAAGATATGGAATATAGAATTAAACATGTAATGGAGCGTTCTTATAATCGCACAGGATTAGTTAATGCACTAGAGAAGTTTCATCATAAGCATCATGCGAGTAATGAATCGTTAGAAAATGTGAAAAAATTACTTAATAAAGATTCATTTGTTGTAATTGGTGGACAACAAGCAGGCTTATTAACTGGCCCATTGTATTCTATACATAAAATTATTTCAATTATTCAATTGGCTAAGAAATATGAAAAGGAACATGGGCTAACAGTCGTCCCAGTATTTTGGATTGCTGGTGAAGACCATGATATAGATGAAATTAACCATATTCATACAATTGAGAACAATGCAGTAAAAAAACAAACCTTTTATCAAAAAACGACTTATTCCCATGCTGCTTCTAGAACAGAATTAGATCAACAGGAAATGAAAAAGTGGATTGATAAGATTGTTAAAACATTTGATGAAACGAATTATTCAAATGATTTACTTGATGAACTATATTCGATGATTGAACAATCTACTACTTATGTAGATTTTTTTGCGAAAATTATTTTTAAATTGTTCAAAAAAGAGGGACTTGTCTTAATTGATGCTGACGATCCGAATGTCCGTGAGTTGGAATCATCTTTATTTAATCAAATGATTCAAAATCAAGAGAACGTAAGAGGGGTTTTAAAGGATACGAAAAGCAGATTAATAAAATCTGGGTATCACGAAACACTTCAAATTTCTGAACAGAGCATTCATCTTTTTTACCATAGTAATGAAGGTAGACAGTTACTTGAAGTATCTGAAAATGAAGATGTTTTTCAAACAAAAAATAAGAATTATCAATTCTCAAAACTTGAGTTGATCAAAATCGCAAATGAACAGCCAGCCTCATTAAGTAATAATGTCGTTACTAGACCAATTATGCAGGAGTATTTATTTCCTACATTAGCATTTGTCGGTGGCCCTGGTGAAATTGCTTATTGGGCTGAGTTAAAGGATATTTTTAATCTATTTAACCTTCAAATGCCACCTGTATTTTTAAGACATATGTTTACTATTTTTGAAAGAAATATTGTATCAGCATTAGAAGATTTTTCATTAGATATTAATGATGTGTTGAAAACATCATTAGAAGAGAAGAAAGTCGAATGGATTAAAGATCAAGTAAAACTAGACTATAAAGAAGTGTTTAGACATGCTAAAAAATCTTTAGAAGAATTGCATAAACCTCTTCAAGATGTAACGAATAAAGTAACACCTAACCTAAAAGATTTTTCTGTAAAGAATTATTTAAAGATAGAAGAACAAATTCTACTTTTAGAACGAAAAATAGAAGAAACAATTTTAAAGCAAAATGAAGAGCAAATCGAAAAGTGGAATCGAATCATATGTTCAATTACTCCAAATGGGAAACCACAAGAGAGAACACTAAACATTCTCTACTATATTAATAAATATGGTTTTGATTTTGTTCATGAGCTTTGTGATTTAGAACTATCATGGGATTATGCTCATCAAATTGTAAAAATTTAA
- a CDS encoding GNAT family N-acetyltransferase, whose amino-acid sequence MNIKIERLQINFKTLEQFQQFSGYGLQELSMLEDLESNLIDNEFQSPFYGIYLGKALIARMSLYTHSENNEEIIEINKMEVLPYYQKNGYGKELVNFAKSFKKTIKTIPRANSNEFWKKQGFIEADSEFVIWKPENK is encoded by the coding sequence TTGAACATCAAGATAGAACGTTTACAAATAAATTTTAAAACACTTGAACAATTTCAGCAATTTTCCGGTTACGGTTTACAAGAGCTATCAATGCTTGAAGATCTTGAATCAAATTTAATTGATAACGAGTTTCAATCTCCTTTCTATGGTATTTACCTAGGCAAGGCACTTATTGCCCGAATGAGTTTATATACACATAGTGAAAATAATGAAGAAATAATTGAAATTAATAAAATGGAAGTTCTACCTTATTATCAAAAGAATGGTTACGGAAAAGAATTAGTAAATTTCGCTAAATCCTTTAAGAAAACAATTAAAACGATCCCAAGAGCTAATTCAAATGAATTTTGGAAAAAACAAGGTTTTATTGAGGCAGATTCTGAATTTGTCATTTGGAAACCTGAAAATAAATAA
- the ftsL gene encoding cell division protein FtsL codes for MSNLARKLQQKQVTDLQQRPSNKKKQKKVSKITPFEKILYLVFIFACFFMGTKIIKTQAEIYDTNLKIQNVKNEIANGKQRNSELKMKIDELSTYERIWQKAKELGLNIDSNNVKFTDTSK; via the coding sequence ATGAGTAATTTGGCTAGAAAGCTTCAACAAAAACAAGTTACTGATTTACAACAAAGACCTTCTAACAAGAAAAAACAAAAGAAAGTATCAAAAATTACACCTTTTGAGAAAATACTTTATTTAGTATTTATTTTTGCATGCTTCTTTATGGGTACAAAAATCATTAAAACTCAAGCTGAAATTTATGATACAAATTTAAAAATTCAAAATGTGAAAAATGAAATAGCGAATGGAAAACAGCGTAACTCTGAGCTTAAAATGAAGATTGATGAATTAAGCACATATGAGCGCATATGGCAAAAAGCAAAAGAATTAGGGTTAAATATTGATAGTAATAATGTAAAGTTTACCGACACTAGCAAGTAG
- a CDS encoding stage V sporulation protein D, which yields MRVSNVTVRKRLFFVFIGGLLIFSIIATRLGYVQFAMGDLLTERAKNSWSRDIPFEPKRGEILDRNGVALATNKSAPSVLVVPRQIKDPKEATEKLAPILKISEVKLYKILTKRSSMEHIRTEGIKITNEKAKQIRDLNIAGVYIAEDSKRYYPFGNYLSHVLGFAGIDNQGLNGLELYYDKQLSGEKGSVQFYSDAKGQRMPNIADDYIPPINGLNLKLTVDSRIQTILEREMNNATAQYNPDSMIGIAMNPNTGEILAMSSRPSFDPTNFKNVSPEVYNRNLPVWSNYEPGSTFKIITLAAALNEGLVDLNKEHFYDDGAAEVAGARLRCHKRGGHGSQTFLEVVQNSCNPGFVELGNRLGEDRLFNYIRNFGFGKKTGIDLQGEGSGILFSMDRVGPVEAATTAFGQGVSVTPIQQVAAVSAAINGGILYQPYIAKEFVDPVTNEVVSRKTPIAKRRVISPNTSKKVRLALESVVAQGTGKGAFVEGYRVGGKTGTAQKVKDGRYDDSSFIVSFVGFAPADDPQIVVYIAVDNPKGTVQFGGVVAAPIVGNIIRDSMQVLGVPPRKNQIPKKFVYGDIPTYQVPNLIGLEKKDLQPLLDTFTIEYSGSGNIVVDQAPKAGVKLKEGSKIRIYLGTKEETKSKTKDKK from the coding sequence ATGCGAGTATCTAATGTAACAGTTCGAAAACGATTATTTTTTGTATTCATTGGTGGTTTATTAATTTTTTCTATTATTGCAACGAGGCTTGGTTATGTACAATTTGCTATGGGTGATCTTTTAACTGAGCGAGCGAAAAATTCGTGGAGTCGAGATATTCCATTTGAACCAAAGCGTGGTGAAATTTTAGATCGTAATGGTGTTGCTCTTGCTACTAATAAAAGTGCTCCATCTGTATTAGTCGTTCCTAGGCAAATTAAAGATCCTAAGGAAGCAACTGAAAAACTTGCCCCAATTTTAAAAATCTCCGAAGTAAAACTTTATAAAATTTTAACGAAAAGATCAAGTATGGAACACATTCGAACAGAAGGTATAAAAATTACAAATGAGAAAGCTAAACAAATCCGAGATCTTAACATAGCTGGTGTATACATAGCAGAGGATTCTAAAAGATATTATCCATTTGGTAACTATCTTTCTCATGTTTTAGGTTTTGCTGGAATCGATAATCAGGGCTTAAACGGATTAGAACTTTACTATGATAAGCAATTAAGTGGTGAAAAAGGTAGTGTACAATTTTATTCTGACGCTAAGGGTCAAAGAATGCCCAATATTGCAGACGACTATATTCCGCCAATTAATGGTTTAAACTTAAAATTAACTGTAGATTCGCGAATACAAACAATTCTTGAACGAGAAATGAATAATGCGACTGCGCAATATAATCCTGATTCAATGATTGGAATAGCGATGAATCCAAATACGGGAGAAATACTTGCAATGAGCAGTCGTCCAAGCTTCGATCCGACTAATTTTAAAAATGTTTCGCCTGAAGTATATAATCGAAATTTACCTGTTTGGTCAAATTATGAGCCAGGTTCAACGTTTAAGATTATTACACTAGCAGCTGCATTAAATGAGGGATTAGTAGATTTGAATAAAGAACATTTTTATGATGATGGGGCTGCTGAAGTAGCTGGGGCTCGGTTGCGTTGTCATAAAAGAGGTGGACATGGCTCTCAGACATTCTTAGAAGTAGTTCAAAATTCTTGTAACCCAGGATTTGTAGAATTAGGTAACCGACTAGGAGAAGATCGTTTATTTAACTATATTCGTAACTTTGGATTCGGCAAAAAAACTGGAATTGATTTACAAGGTGAAGGATCAGGAATTTTATTCAGCATGGATAGAGTAGGTCCAGTTGAAGCAGCAACAACTGCTTTTGGTCAAGGTGTATCAGTTACACCAATTCAGCAAGTTGCAGCAGTATCAGCTGCTATTAATGGAGGAATTCTTTACCAACCGTATATAGCTAAAGAATTTGTAGATCCTGTTACAAACGAAGTAGTAAGTCGAAAAACACCAATTGCAAAAAGACGAGTTATTTCTCCTAATACATCTAAAAAGGTACGTTTAGCTCTAGAAAGTGTTGTTGCACAAGGTACTGGTAAAGGTGCATTCGTGGAAGGGTATCGTGTTGGCGGTAAAACTGGTACCGCGCAAAAAGTAAAGGATGGACGATACGATGATAGTAGCTTTATCGTTTCGTTTGTAGGCTTTGCACCAGCTGACGATCCTCAAATTGTCGTTTATATTGCAGTTGATAATCCAAAAGGCACTGTTCAATTTGGGGGAGTTGTAGCTGCTCCGATAGTAGGGAATATTATTCGTGATAGTATGCAAGTTTTAGGCGTACCACCTAGAAAAAATCAAATTCCCAAAAAATTCGTATACGGTGATATACCAACATATCAAGTGCCAAATTTAATAGGTTTGGAGAAAAAAGATTTGCAACCTTTGCTAGATACTTTTACTATTGAATATAGTGGCAGTGGAAATATTGTCGTTGACCAAGCACCAAAAGCAGGTGTTAAACTAAAAGAAGGTTCTAAAATTAGAATTTATTTAGGAACGAAAGAAGAAACTAAATCGAAAACTAAAGATAAAAAATGA
- a CDS encoding UDP-N-acetylmuramoyl-L-alanyl-D-glutamate--2,6-diaminopimelate ligase, translating to MKLHTLLSRLKPLVNLPSENPEITGVEMDSRNVKPGYLFICIEGYTVDGHKYVNQAIEKGAVAILAQKSIESNVPVAYVKDTNRSMAVVGNAFYENPTQKLNLVGITGTNGKTTTSYIIEEIVKHNKKKTGVIGTIGMKIGEEIFETKNTTPDSLTLQSMFAKMVDANVDTAVMEVSSHALHLGRVHGCEYDIAVFTNLSQDHLDYHGTMEEYKKAKGLLFSQLGNSFSTQKPKFAILNNDDSASEEYMKFTQANLITYGLSKEADLFANEIELTNAGTRFTLHFLNKQYVVEMNLIGTFNVYNVLAAIGAGIALNIEMETILDAVATIEGVPGRFQAVNAGQDFTVIVDYAHTPDSLENVLNTVKQFAKNDIFTVVGCGGDRDRTKRPLMGKIAADLSTKAIFTSDNPRTEDPTLILEDMKRGLEHNNITVIEDRKKAITFAIQNAKKHDIIVIAGKGHETYQIVGTNVSHFDDVEEAKEAILQRRG from the coding sequence ATGAAACTTCATACTTTACTATCAAGATTAAAGCCTTTAGTGAATCTTCCATCTGAAAATCCGGAAATCACTGGGGTTGAAATGGATTCAAGAAATGTAAAACCAGGTTATTTATTCATCTGTATTGAAGGGTATACAGTTGATGGCCACAAATACGTAAATCAAGCGATTGAAAAAGGCGCAGTAGCGATACTTGCCCAAAAATCAATTGAATCGAATGTTCCAGTAGCTTATGTGAAAGACACAAATCGTTCGATGGCTGTTGTTGGTAATGCCTTTTATGAAAATCCAACACAAAAACTTAATCTAGTTGGTATTACTGGTACGAATGGTAAGACCACTACTTCATATATTATTGAAGAGATTGTTAAACACAATAAGAAAAAAACGGGTGTCATTGGCACAATTGGTATGAAAATAGGAGAAGAAATTTTTGAAACAAAAAATACAACTCCTGATAGTTTAACTTTACAATCAATGTTTGCAAAAATGGTTGATGCAAATGTGGATACTGCAGTGATGGAAGTTTCTTCACATGCATTACATTTAGGGCGTGTTCATGGCTGTGAATATGATATAGCTGTTTTTACAAATCTATCACAAGATCACTTAGATTATCATGGAACGATGGAAGAATATAAAAAAGCTAAAGGTTTATTATTCTCTCAATTAGGTAATAGCTTCTCTACGCAAAAACCTAAATTTGCAATCCTTAATAATGATGATTCTGCTTCAGAAGAATATATGAAGTTTACACAAGCAAATCTAATAACATATGGTTTAAGTAAAGAAGCTGATTTGTTTGCTAATGAAATTGAATTAACGAATGCTGGTACTAGATTCACATTACATTTTTTAAATAAACAATATGTTGTAGAAATGAATCTTATTGGAACATTTAATGTATATAATGTGTTAGCAGCAATTGGTGCAGGAATCGCATTAAATATCGAAATGGAGACAATCCTAGACGCAGTAGCGACAATTGAAGGAGTACCAGGACGTTTCCAAGCCGTTAATGCTGGGCAAGATTTTACAGTTATTGTAGACTATGCACATACACCAGATAGTTTAGAAAATGTATTAAATACTGTTAAGCAATTTGCAAAAAATGATATTTTTACTGTTGTTGGTTGTGGTGGAGATCGTGACCGAACAAAACGACCACTAATGGGTAAGATAGCAGCGGATCTTTCAACGAAAGCGATCTTTACATCTGATAATCCAAGAACAGAAGACCCAACTTTAATTTTAGAAGACATGAAACGCGGATTAGAGCATAATAATATTACGGTAATAGAAGATCGTAAAAAAGCTATAACATTTGCGATTCAAAATGCAAAAAAACATGATATTATTGTTATTGCAGGTAAAGGTCATGAGACATATCAGATTGTAGGAACAAATGTTTCACATTTTGATGATGTTGAAGAAGCTAAAGAAGCTATTTTGCAAAGAAGAGGATAG
- a CDS encoding penicillin-binding protein, which produces MSKKKNKYTNYGIRWFFLGTLLLFISLVARLGYIQLSDTVEGKNLKVYADENYNTSQKIPAKRGTIYDSHGVPLAEEVTAYTVSAVLDPRASKNSKVKRHVVDKEKTARELSSILGIDESELLAKLGKPKYQVELGPGGRNISQSTKEQIEKLKLPGIVFTPSQQRYYPNGVFASHTLGYTNVNDNGDLIGEMGLEKSLNNELTEKDGKRSFLRDRKGNILPYENEKVTPPHNGDDVYLTIDTKIQSLLEDAMTSVEKKYEPEKIMAIVSDPKTGKIVAMSNRPSFNPNIHDITNYTNDPISYAIEAGSTMKIFTLGAAMNEGVYNGNEYFQSGRYKVPGGGTVHDVNRNGWGSITFDEGIQRSSNVGISILLNEKLGADRFLQYYKNFGFTQKTNINLPGESSGKLVFNYPLEKTTTAFGQGSTVTGIQIIQAASAIANNGKMMKPYIVDKIVDHDTNKVIKDYKSQVVGNPISEETAKRERALLETVITAPHGTGHNYAIEGYSVAGKTGTAQVVDDHGKYLKGRGQNLFSFIGMAPADNPKLVVYVAMLRPKLEATEIGSDGVSEIFRTVTKGALEYMKVEPVENAKVDKLIDKESIEIPNLKGLTLDEAKSLAISEGLKPVLLGNGLEVTGQSIKSKTQVVRGTTIYLKTNGTNTMPSIIGWSKSDVNRLGKLFKLNISTKGSGFVTSQSIKEGSELRDRDYLTIDLNKPNGSTDEEKDVKVDVQE; this is translated from the coding sequence ATGAGTAAGAAAAAGAATAAATACACAAATTATGGTATTCGTTGGTTTTTTCTAGGTACTTTACTCCTTTTTATATCACTTGTAGCTAGACTTGGCTATATACAATTATCAGACACAGTTGAAGGTAAAAATTTAAAAGTTTATGCGGATGAAAATTACAATACATCACAGAAAATTCCAGCAAAAAGAGGAACAATCTATGATTCACATGGAGTTCCACTTGCGGAAGAGGTGACAGCATACACAGTGTCGGCAGTTCTAGATCCAAGAGCCTCTAAAAACTCGAAAGTGAAAAGGCATGTAGTAGACAAAGAAAAAACAGCTAGAGAATTATCATCAATTTTAGGTATCGATGAATCGGAACTTTTAGCGAAATTGGGTAAACCAAAATATCAAGTTGAATTAGGACCAGGTGGAAGAAATATTTCTCAAAGCACAAAAGAACAAATTGAGAAATTAAAGCTACCTGGTATTGTTTTTACTCCATCACAGCAGCGATATTATCCAAATGGTGTATTTGCTTCTCATACGTTAGGCTATACGAATGTCAATGATAATGGTGACCTAATTGGCGAAATGGGATTAGAAAAATCATTGAATAATGAGTTAACTGAAAAAGATGGAAAAAGAAGCTTTTTACGTGATCGAAAAGGAAATATACTACCATATGAAAATGAGAAGGTTACTCCTCCACATAATGGTGATGATGTGTATTTAACAATAGATACAAAGATTCAAAGTTTACTAGAAGACGCAATGACTAGCGTTGAAAAAAAATATGAGCCAGAAAAGATTATGGCAATCGTTTCTGATCCGAAAACCGGTAAAATTGTTGCAATGAGTAACCGTCCTAGCTTCAATCCGAATATTCATGACATTACAAACTATACAAATGACCCGATTTCATATGCAATTGAAGCAGGTTCTACGATGAAAATATTCACTTTAGGAGCTGCAATGAATGAAGGCGTTTATAATGGAAATGAATATTTCCAATCAGGTCGATATAAAGTACCAGGTGGAGGAACTGTCCATGACGTAAATCGTAATGGATGGGGTTCTATTACTTTTGACGAAGGGATTCAAAGGTCTTCAAACGTAGGTATTTCGATTCTTCTTAATGAAAAATTAGGTGCAGATCGATTTTTACAATACTATAAAAACTTTGGGTTTACACAAAAAACGAATATTAATCTTCCAGGTGAATCAAGTGGTAAATTAGTATTTAATTATCCACTTGAAAAAACTACAACTGCTTTTGGACAAGGATCTACAGTAACTGGAATTCAAATTATCCAAGCTGCAAGTGCTATCGCTAACAATGGAAAAATGATGAAGCCGTATATTGTAGATAAAATTGTCGATCATGATACGAATAAAGTTATTAAAGACTATAAATCTCAGGTTGTTGGTAATCCAATTTCAGAAGAAACAGCAAAAAGAGAGAGAGCGTTATTAGAAACAGTTATTACAGCGCCACATGGTACTGGGCATAACTATGCGATTGAAGGTTATAGTGTCGCTGGTAAAACTGGTACTGCCCAAGTTGTTGACGATCACGGGAAATATCTTAAAGGACGTGGTCAAAACTTATTTTCATTTATCGGGATGGCACCTGCAGATAATCCAAAATTAGTCGTTTATGTAGCGATGCTTCGTCCAAAACTTGAAGCGACTGAGATTGGTTCAGATGGTGTTTCTGAAATATTTAGAACAGTGACTAAGGGCGCATTAGAGTATATGAAGGTTGAGCCTGTTGAAAATGCCAAAGTAGACAAATTAATTGATAAAGAAAGTATAGAGATTCCTAATTTGAAAGGTCTAACTTTAGATGAAGCAAAATCTTTAGCTATATCTGAGGGATTGAAACCTGTATTATTAGGAAATGGGTTAGAAGTTACTGGTCAATCAATTAAGTCAAAAACTCAAGTTGTCAGAGGTACTACTATTTATCTTAAGACAAATGGGACAAATACCATGCCATCTATTATAGGTTGGTCAAAATCGGATGTTAACCGTTTAGGTAAATTATTCAAGCTAAATATATCAACAAAGGGATCTGGATTTGTTACAAGCCAGAGTATTAAAGAAGGTTCAGAGCTACGGGATCGTGACTATTTAACAATTGATTTAAATAAACCTAACGGATCGACAGACGAAGAAAAAGATGTAAAAGTAGATGTACAAGAGTAA
- the mraZ gene encoding division/cell wall cluster transcriptional repressor MraZ gives MFIGEYQHNIDVKGRLIIPSKFRDKLGENFIVTRGLDQCLFGYSLAEWSVIEDKLRTLPLTKKDARAFTRFFFSGAMECEMDKMGRINITPNLRSYAKLEKECVVVGVTNRIEIWDLSTWNTYMNESEESFGELAENLIGFDL, from the coding sequence ATGTTTATCGGTGAATATCAACATAATATCGATGTAAAAGGACGTCTTATTATACCTTCAAAATTTCGAGACAAGCTTGGTGAAAACTTCATTGTTACAAGAGGTTTGGATCAATGCTTATTTGGCTATTCATTAGCCGAATGGAGTGTAATTGAAGATAAACTGCGCACACTACCACTAACAAAAAAAGATGCGAGAGCATTTACCCGTTTTTTCTTCTCAGGGGCTATGGAATGTGAGATGGATAAGATGGGGAGAATTAATATAACACCTAATTTACGCAGTTATGCAAAATTAGAAAAAGAATGTGTAGTAGTTGGTGTTACAAATCGTATTGAGATTTGGGATTTATCAACTTGGAATACATATATGAATGAATCAGAAGAGTCATTTGGTGAGTTGGCAGAAAACTTAATCGGATTTGACTTATAA